The Xanthomonas sontii genomic sequence GTCGTAGCCGAACTCGGTCACGTTGCCGGCGGCGTCGTAGGCCTTGCTGACACGGCCAAGCGCGTCGTATTCCTGGCGCGTGGCGTTGCCCAGGTCGTCGCGGCTGCCGGTTACCCTGCCGAGGCTGTCGTACTGGAAGCGCGTGCTGCGCCCCAGGGGATCGACCATGCCGGCCAGATCGTAGCCAGCGTACTGAAAAGCGATCGTCTGGCCGATCGCATTGGTCGCGCTCAACGGCAGGCCCGCGCCATCGCAGGCGAAGCGCGCCGTGCGGCCGCCAGGGTCGGTGACCGCGGTCAGGCAGCGGTTGGCGCCGTAGTCCAGGCGCGTGACCCGCCCTAGCGGATCCGTCGCCGATTGCAGGTCGCCGTCACTGGTGTAGCTGAGGCTGGACACGCGCGCCTGTGTGGTGCCCGCCAGCAGCGTGACCTGCAGCGGTCGTCCGCCCGCGTCGTAGCGATACTCGGTGCGACGGCCGAGCGGGTCGATACTGGCGGTGACCTGCCCGTAGGCGTTGCGCTCGAAGCTGTACGTCTGTTGCTTGTCGGTGCCATAGGCCAGGATGTCGGTCTTCGGATAGGCGCTGTTGCCGTCGAAGACGACGCGGCGTTTGCTGCCGTCCGGACTGGTGACGAGCACACCAGTGGTGCCGCCATCGACATGCGCATAGTCGATGACGAAGATGCCGCCATCGGCCTGGGTCTGCTTGACGACCCTGCCGGTGGACACGCCGTTGACGACCTCGAACTCGTTGAGCAGGACGCGCTTGCCGCGCGCGTCGGTGATGGACTGCATCCGATGCTGCGCGAGTGCGTTGTTCTGGGTCCTGGTCTGATACGCATATGCCTTGCTGCCGCCATCCGGATATCCCACCGTGGCGAGCAAGCCATTGCTGTCGTAGGCATAGGTCCAGCGATTGCCGGCGTTGTCGGTGGCGGCCGCGATGCGATTGCGAGTGTCGTACTCCAGGCCGATATAGCGCCCGCTCGGCGACACGATGCGCGCGACCAGGCCGGCATCGTAGAGCAGCGTGGTGCGGTTACCGTAGCGGTCTTCCAGCCAGCGCAGGCGGGTGTCCATGTAGCTGGAGAACTGCATGCGACTGCCGTCGCGCAGGGTGATGCGGAAGCCGCGGCCCCAGGGCTGCAGCGGGTCCGGATCGTAGACCGATTGCAGCACGGCACCGGCATACTGCGTGGTCGAACCGGCTTGGCGCCACTCGCCACGCGGGCCGGAACCAGAGGCCCGATCGAAGCGGATATAAGCGCCAGTCGGCAGCACCAGATCGAGCGAATCGTAGGTGCCCCCTGGGTTGTGCAGGTAGTAGCCCCAGTTGGACGCGGTGCCGATGCCGAACTCGCGCTGCTTCATGTCATGGGGACGGTAGCTGCGCGACAGGCTCAGCGCCGTCACATCGGCGATCTGCAGGTCGGTTTCCGAATGGACGAATTCGCCGGTCTTCAGGTCGATGGGATCGGCCGCATTGGCGACGCCGCCGCTACCCGGGGTTCCGCAGCAATGCCCATCCGGCGGCAACCCGGCCTCGCTGGGCGGGTCGTTGCTGGGCACGCTGTACATGCCGCCCATGGTCTGGTGCAAGGCGACGCCAGGCTCGGGAACGAAATGCTTGCCGTCGGCCGAAACGGTGCCCTTGCCGTAGACGCGCCAGCCATCGCGCGGGTCGTACATCCAGAAATTGGCCTGGGTACCCGCAGCGTAGCCGTCGTAGTTGGGGTAGTAGACCTGAATGCCGTTGTTGGCGCCGGGGTCGAGTCCGCGGATCTGCGCGCCGCCCGGCTCGACCGTGAACGCCATCGGATGGTTTTCGGTGACCGGGAACGGCGCGCGATTGACAGGCGTCGGCACGATCGCCAGTTCGGTCACCAGGCGGCCCTTGCGGTCCAGCACGACGGTGCCCTTGGGAATGCGCAATTGCAGGCCGGGAATGTCCGGGTGACCAACGACCATGTCCTGGACGGTCGGCGACGGGATCCTGATCTTGTCGCGCGCGGCGATGCGTGGCAGATGCAGCAGATAGCCGAGTTCGTTCAATCGGCCGGCGGCGACTTCGGCGCCGACGACGAATTGACCGTATTCGGCGCCGGCCGTGTTGGCGGTGCTGCCGTCGACGTAGAGTTCCTGATGCCCCGCCGGCACATCGAACAGGGTGAACCAGCCGTTCTTGTCGGTAAGCGCGCGCTCCTTGCCGATGCTGACCTCGACCCCGGCCACGGGTTGCTGGTCGACCCGCACCACACGCCCGCGCACCATCGTCACGTGGAAGGTCGCGGCGATCCGCGCAATGCGGGCGTTATGTTCCGGCTGTTGCGAGGCGCCATAGATGCGCCAGCGGCTGTCGGTATTGTCCTGTCCCGGGTACCAGACGCCGTCCACCAACAGGCCGTGCGCGCGGCACGGCACACCGTCATTGGCACAGGACGCCGGCGTGCCTGCATCGGTCATCTGCACGCTGGGTGCAGCGCCCGCCTCTGCCGGCGCGGCCGCTGCGTGCGCCACCGGCTGTCCGTTGCTGTCGTAGGCGGCGGTGCGGAAATCCAGGGCGATCAACGGCACGGCATCGCCCGATGCGCCGCGCGCACCGTCGACCATCAGGGTGTAGCGGGAATCCGGGAACAAGGCCTGACGCGGCTGCACGAACAGCAGACGCCCCTGCTCCACAGGCGCGATGCGTACCGCGACGCGCCCCTCCGGACCGACCAGGGTGACGGTGCGCGCGGACAACGTGGGCATGTGCAGCGGACGCGAGAAGCGCAGCGCGAGCCGCGCGGTCGGCGCGACGCCGGCTGCCCCCTGCACCGGCACGCTGCCGGCGAGCCGTGGCGCGCCTGGCGTATCGGCGATGCTGGCCGCATACGGAAGAAACGCACCCGCGAGCGGATCGAACACGGCATCGCTGGCGATGCGCTGGGCGTTCCGCGACGACGGCAACGCCACACGGCCATCGGCCAGCAGGCGCGAGCTTGCGTTGCCGCCGCCCGGCAGATCCGCAGGCAGGGTGATCGCCCGATCGCTGGCTTCGTCCCACACCTGCGCACCGGCGCCATCGCCAGTGCCGCCGGCGAGCAGGAGGCGACCATCGGTCAGTACCGTGGCGGTGTGCCCATAGCGCGCACGCAGGCTCAGCCCCGTGGCCGGCTGCACGGAGGCGCTTGCCGGATCGAACCACGCGCCGCCGTCCTGCAGCCGGCCCTTAGCATCGCGGCCGCCCCAGACCAGCACGCGCCCGCTCGGCAGCAAGGTGACGCTGGCATCGATGCGTACCGATGGCAGCGCGATCTCGCGCGCACGCTGACCGGGCACGCGATGGCGCAGAAAGCGCCCGTCGGGCGCCAGCGCCAGCTCGCTGCCATCGGCCAATGTGGTCGCATGCCACTGCCCGAGCACTGCAGGAGCAGCGCCAATGCCGACGGCCGGCATGGCCGCCGTCGACCAGACCAACTGTTGGGAGGCGGCCGTCGACGCCAGCGCGCCCAGCAGCCCACCCAGGATCACGCTTTTCCATGCGCTGTTGAACCACGTCATATGCTCGCTCCGCTCCATGCCTGCTTCCGTTCTGCGTCCGTTCGACGGAACCGCGCCGGTGTTCTAGGGTGTACTGTCCAACGTGATGTCCATCGCTGCGGTGACACCGTCCTCGGGCACGATCCGCAATCGATAGGTGCCGCTCGTCGGCAGCGCCGGGAAACTCAGGTCGCTGCTGCCGGTGCTTGCGCTGAACGATCTGTAGAACTGCCCGTCCGGCCGGTACAGCGCGTAGGTCACCGGCCGACCGACCGGCGTGGTCGTCTGATTGACCACCCGCATCAGTACGCCCTGCCCTGCCGTGCCGCTGAAGGACAGCGTGGCGGTCTTGCCGTGCCTGTCCAGCGCGATCGACTGCGGGACACCCCACGCCAAGGTGCCGACAACGGTGCTGGACACCGAGGCGGTCAGGGAGAAGCTCTGGTCTTCCGTCGAAGGGACCACCACGACGCCATAGCGTCCAGCTTGCGCGGCGTCGATGGAGAATCCGCAGCCGTAGGTGCGGAAGCAATTCGTATTGGAGACGACCTTGCTGCCGTCCGGACGATAAAGCGTTACATAAACCCAACCGAACCCGCTGCCGGACAATGCGATCTGATTGAGACCGATATCGAGCTTCTGCCCGGCTTGAGCATCGAACCAGAAGTAGATACCTGCGCCGGGCGTGCCCGCAGCGAACGAGCGACTACCATCCACGGCCACCGGGGTGCCGGTGGACAAGGTGACGGTGGTGTCGATCGTCTGCCCATACTGCGGATCGACCACCACGCTGTACTGACCGGTGGTCGGCAGGCTGCCCAGGCCGATCGCAGTACCGGTACGCGTCGATCCGGACGTGAGCAGAGTGCCATTCGGCTGGTAGACACTGTAATAGCTGGTGCCATCCGCGGGCGTGGTCGCCTGGTTCTGCACCAGCACGGCGAGTTTGTCGCCCGCCTGCCCCTGGAAACGCAGCCGCGCATTCTGTCCGCGCCGGGCAACGGAAACGGCCAGCGGCGTGTCGCGCTGCAGGTTCAGGGGCAGATCGCTAGACAGCGTCACGTCATAGGTCGCCGCCTGATCGTCGCCCTGGCCGATCAAGAGCGCGTACTTACCTGCCGCCAGATTGGCGAGATCGAAATCGCAGCCGCCACGTTCGACATCGCAGTAACTGCTTGCCAATGTGCTGCCATCGGCCTTGTAGAGAGTAGCGACGACGCGCTGCGCGCCGGGACCGACGACCTGGATGCCGCTGATGCCCAGTCCCAGGTTCTGCCCCTGACTGGCGACGAAAGAAAAGTGCTTGTACTGCGCAGGCAACCGGGTCACGACATGCGCAGGAGCGCCGTCGATCGGCAGCGCGACGCCCGAGGACAGGATGATGTCCGCTTCCAGCGGGCTTCCTGTCCGGCTCTCGACCTGGATTGCATACTCGCCAGACGTTGGAATATTGATCAGATTGATGGCATCGCCCACCTTGATGGTCGCCGTCTTCCAGACAGCACCATCCGGCCGTAGCACGCGATACACCACATCGCGACCGGCGGGTAGTGTCGTCTGCGCCGCGACCAGCAGCATCAACGACTCGCCTGCCTGCGCCTGGAAGCGGAGC encodes the following:
- a CDS encoding RHS repeat-associated core domain-containing protein, with protein sequence MTWFNSAWKSVILGGLLGALASTAASQQLVWSTAAMPAVGIGAAPAVLGQWHATTLADGSELALAPDGRFLRHRVPGQRAREIALPSVRIDASVTLLPSGRVLVWGGRDAKGRLQDGGAWFDPASASVQPATGLSLRARYGHTATVLTDGRLLLAGGTGDGAGAQVWDEASDRAITLPADLPGGGNASSRLLADGRVALPSSRNAQRIASDAVFDPLAGAFLPYAASIADTPGAPRLAGSVPVQGAAGVAPTARLALRFSRPLHMPTLSARTVTLVGPEGRVAVRIAPVEQGRLLFVQPRQALFPDSRYTLMVDGARGASGDAVPLIALDFRTAAYDSNGQPVAHAAAAPAEAGAAPSVQMTDAGTPASCANDGVPCRAHGLLVDGVWYPGQDNTDSRWRIYGASQQPEHNARIARIAATFHVTMVRGRVVRVDQQPVAGVEVSIGKERALTDKNGWFTLFDVPAGHQELYVDGSTANTAGAEYGQFVVGAEVAAGRLNELGYLLHLPRIAARDKIRIPSPTVQDMVVGHPDIPGLQLRIPKGTVVLDRKGRLVTELAIVPTPVNRAPFPVTENHPMAFTVEPGGAQIRGLDPGANNGIQVYYPNYDGYAAGTQANFWMYDPRDGWRVYGKGTVSADGKHFVPEPGVALHQTMGGMYSVPSNDPPSEAGLPPDGHCCGTPGSGGVANAADPIDLKTGEFVHSETDLQIADVTALSLSRSYRPHDMKQREFGIGTASNWGYYLHNPGGTYDSLDLVLPTGAYIRFDRASGSGPRGEWRQAGSTTQYAGAVLQSVYDPDPLQPWGRGFRITLRDGSRMQFSSYMDTRLRWLEDRYGNRTTLLYDAGLVARIVSPSGRYIGLEYDTRNRIAAATDNAGNRWTYAYDSNGLLATVGYPDGGSKAYAYQTRTQNNALAQHRMQSITDARGKRVLLNEFEVVNGVSTGRVVKQTQADGGIFVIDYAHVDGGTTGVLVTSPDGSKRRVVFDGNSAYPKTDILAYGTDKQQTYSFERNAYGQVTASIDPLGRRTEYRYDAGGRPLQVTLLAGTTQARVSSLSYTSDGDLQSATDPLGRVTRLDYGANRCLTAVTDPGGRTARFACDGAGLPLSATNAIGQTIAFQYAGYDLAGMVDPLGRSTRFQYDSLGRVTGSRDDLGNATRQEYDALGRVSKAYDAAGNVTEFGYDKNGNVVAILLPHGNGITYTYDERNRPLTRTDALGQSETWTYDTMDRVASYTDRKGQKKTFTYDVLGRLSVVTEADGRTQTFTYDAGNRRVALMDSAAGTLSWDYDLFDQVTKAITPQGNIVYEYDAAGRRTKMIAANQAALEYRYDAVDRLRSLLQGSETVAFDYDAADRLTETTLPNGVKTGYAYNTANQTTGIAWLKPDGTALGEIGYGYDQVGRLVAQTGSFAPQALPAARSGSFDDNNRQTQADGQTLSYDTNGNLLSDGVRTYVWNARDQLVEIKQGTASIASFGYDPLGRRVSKTEGGQTISYLYDGLDAVQETQGGTVNPILTGLGIDKRYARNDASGRTYYLTDSLGSTRLLTDSEGKVVQRYDYDSYGSTAHSSAGFNNPYQYTGREKDQSGLYYYRARYYQPNLARFISEDPIGLAGGINSYAYVAGSPVLQVDPLGLATVVFLSGSIDSNPFGHIAVATTGAGIYSYGTVDPYGGSVGAYLKSQLKDRFVEAVVINTTPLQEALIRRSMEKNVGNYSVFSHNCSTAVGDALRSSGLNVGLDSSILPGRTFQDVLSLPGAKYLVIPKGASIPAELKQFDKVN